The region CAGAATAGTGTATATAGCACTTTAATATTGCTTCATTTGGAATGACCTTAATATGAAGAAAAAGGGTGGACCACAAACGTTGTATTTTAAGATATGGCGACCATGTTTTTGGAAAAGTGAATCACTAAATTATTTCCATGTGCATCTACACGTGTGTTTTTATAGGCGTTGCATTTCTAGTTCTAGTTCTACCAGACAAAGTATATATGATAAAGTAAGCTTGCTGACAGTGCTATGGTTATGGAACATGAAATTGTGTTTGACAAATACTGGAAATGGACTTGTGTCTGGCAGAAACTAGAAATGGAATGGAAACTAAAATCCGTCCTCAATGTTTGTAGACGGTTGACCAATATAACACTTACTTACATTTTAGATTGAAGGTGTATTTAGTGGTACACAACATAAAACATGTCAATATGTTAGCATTACCCAGACATGAACTTACTACACTGTCTACATTTTAGTTTTGCATACCTACCTTACTGCAATAGAATTTAGACAACTCATAAAGTTTATGCTGCTCATGAAAACCATATCAACCTTTacttttttttgttttaatttccAAAGGGTTGGCCGACACCATGAAATCTTGTTCCTCAAGATATATAAACTTTTCTCCAAGCCTTTAAAAATTAACCTTTTTAAGTTTATTTTTTAAAAGgctaatatatatatatatatatatatatatatatatatatatatatatatatatatatatatatatatatatatatatatatatatatatatatatatatatatcctcTTTATCATGTTTTCCTAAAAGCAACCAAACAATCCATGATGTCAAAATACTATCTTAAGTAAAGTCCTTCAAGTTCCCATGCGAGTAGTGTCTTTATTACATCACCAAGATCATGGTTGAGTCATCCTACAAAAGGGTCAAGATTCCCTTCTTACTTTTCATCCCTTTAAATACTACCTCTTAACAATACAAAGGGACTGATCTAACCAAGTGAGCCTAGCTTCCATGCTATCTACTTGCTAAACACAAAACACAAACCTTATTCATCATTCAACATGCAGACCTCACTGCTTCACGAGTTAGTTGTTGGAATTCCAATCATAAATAAACAGTTCCAAAAATCGAATAACAAATACTTACTTGATTATGCTTCTCATCAATGTCGATATCCATCTGAACATCAAAGCAAAAGTAAGACTTTGATTTCCTTTACAGACGGATGAATCACGATTATCTATTCTAATTTCATTAAGTATTGATGATTATACTTATATAGAGTGTTTCAATGCTTCAGGTAAAGGAAGTTGTAACCAGAAAAAGCGCAGCAGGAGGGCCGATAGTAATTCTGAGATTTCAGTGAGACTGGGGACAAACATATCTGAAACTATAAAAAGGAAGTTGAGCTTAGGGGCTCGAATTCTTCAAATGGGTGGAGTGGAGAAAGTGTTCATGCGGTATTTTAGTGTGATGGAGGGGGAGAGGCTGTTGAAAGTTTGCCATTGTTATCTGTCCACCACATCTGGCCCTCTAGCTGGTCTCCTCTTCATCTCCACCGAAAAGGTTGCGTTTTGCAGCGAGAGATCAATAAAAGTCTTTAATCAGAAAGGGCAAATGTGTAGGATCCGCTATAAGGTAAGTCGTGAACAAACCTATTCATTGCTCTCAGTTTTCATATTCCAACATTTTGTTGAGATTCTAAAAGGTATATATATATGTACAGGTTTCCATTCCAGTGAAGAAGATAAAGAGTGTGAGGCAAAGTGAAAATGTTGAGAAGCCAAGACAGAAGTATATAAATATAGTTACAGTTGACAACTTTGATTTCTGGCTAATGGGCGTATCAAAATATCATAAGACTTACAAATATCTGGAACAGGCAACTTCTCAAACTTAGCTGAATATGAGATATAACTTACATGAGATTATATGGCAACTGTAATTGAAGATATGGTTTGAGGAAAAAACATATCGCGTGAGTATTGGCTTTTCACTCCAGATTGAGCATTGATATATAACAAATGCACATGGTTCATTCATATCAGCTCAAATGCAAACTTGTTTGGCTGTCAACACATTGTTGATAAAGTTGTTGATGCAAGAAATATTTTGTAACAAACTTCAAACAGTGACGGTTAGTGAAAGGGATCATACTGGGAGAACATATCCATTGATCCATAGAGAGAGGCCTATATTAATGAAGGGATATAATTAACTGTTATGGTATAAAACAAGATAGAAGAAAATATAAATAGAAAGAATGAAGATAACTCTTTGAAGTTTAAGTTTCAGACTCAATTACTTGACGAAATATTTACTTGTAAGTTCCGATGAACTTTTGatattcataccattcaaatcTTGAACAAAATTTATCTAGAATTTATTAACATGTGAATCTTTTTCAATTATTTAGTTTGAATAGTATTGCCTCAATAATTTGATTGAATACTCTTATGTGTTGTATAGTATTTATTTAGGATACTATTAttcactctcaaaaagatgatATCTAAACAGCACAGGATCCAAATAGTTAATTAAAGACTAAATCATAGATTTTGTCTCCGATTTTACATTTACTAAATCACTCtctctattttatttttaaatactttttatcaccttttatatttttaataaaaaag is a window of Lathyrus oleraceus cultivar Zhongwan6 chromosome 6, CAAS_Psat_ZW6_1.0, whole genome shotgun sequence DNA encoding:
- the LOC127091378 gene encoding GEM-like protein 7 isoform X1 gives rise to the protein MQTSLLHELVVGIPIINKQFQKSNNKYLLDYASHQCRYPSEHQSKSKGSCNQKKRSRRADSNSEISVRLGTNISETIKRKLSLGARILQMGGVEKVFMRYFSVMEGERLLKVCHCYLSTTSGPLAGLLFISTEKVAFCSERSIKVFNQKGQMCRIRYKVSIPVKKIKSVRQSENVEKPRQKYINIVTVDNFDFWLMGVSKYHKTYKYLEQATSQT
- the LOC127091378 gene encoding GEM-like protein 7 isoform X2, with translation MQTSLLHELVVGIPIINKQFQKSNNKYLLDYASHQCRYPSEHQSKSKGSCNQKKRSRRADSNSEISVRLGTNISETIKRKLSLGARILQMGGVEKVFMRYFSVMEGERLLKVCHCYLSTTSGPLAGLLFISTEKVAFCSERSIKVFNQKGQMCRIRYKVSIPVKKIKSVRQSENVEKPRQKYINIVTVDNFDFWLMGVSKYYKTYKYLEQATSQT